A stretch of Dysidea avara chromosome 5, odDysAvar1.4, whole genome shotgun sequence DNA encodes these proteins:
- the LOC136256685 gene encoding metalloprotease TIKI homolog: MATSHMWSAIVTVLGCSLVFRLVSCCSSADKNSHLWQIGSNPVSYIFGTMHVPYNKLWHNIPDNVKVAFASSQDVFLELDKNDEDTMNSINNCQLLPNNDTISKYVSLRVYKRLTKYMRRLQREIPKWYGDGGNDKVAKRILGNWQRKRPIWVTLLLSSLNKEAVENNDIPLLDTFLGNAARNMGKHLKAVEDVQDQCSAFNKLDNEQAEYVMKKELDFLDEQGFEGGSDTAERDIKFYTCGDFEQMVMSDSLLPVPIHNTHNEKQQQIVNNIERLLTTHMIVKRNRKMARTIIATIKANPKKTHFFAIGAGHLVGNDSVINYLKRRGVTVQHIPSDTTIQGSQLPEDFESLGKFKTLPKNINIGDLLPTSTPPPTTPIPLGEVSTGTTTQEMSDYWQHIYHELETSATSRPTYDMTLSTISTRSISRTSPTTTTSTSPAATSSQTQEDITTTSHHNTDSPMESSSSGVMYNTTIIRTLCLITIICSRLLT, from the exons ATGGCAACGTCACATATGTGGAGTGCTATAGTCACTGTGCTTGGTTGCTCACTAGTCTTTCGGCTCGTGAGCTGCTGCTCCAGCGCAGACAAG AATTCCCATCTGTGGCAGATCGGTAGTAACCCAGTTTCTTACATATTTGGTACAATGCATGTACCCTACAACAAGTTATGGCACAATATTCCTGATAATGTCAAAGTGGCATTTGCTTCCAGTCAAGATGTGTTCCTGGAGCTGGACAAGAATGATGAGGATACAATGAACAGCATCAACAATTGTCAACTACTACCCAACAATGATACCATCAGCAAATATGTGTCATTGAGAGTGTATAAACGACTGACCAAGTACATGAGGAGACTGCAGAGGGAGATCCCTAAATGGTATGGTGATGGAGGAAATGACAAAGTAGCAAAGAGAATTCTTGGAAACTGGCAGCGCAAGAGACCAATATGGGTGACCCTGCTGCTCAGCTCACTCAACAAGGAAGCTGTCGAGAACAATGATATTCCACTGTTGGATACGTTCCTAGGAAATGCTGCTCGTAACATGGGCAAACACCTCAAAGCTGTAGAAGACGTACAGGATCAATGTAGTGCATTCAACAAACTTGACAATGAACAG GCTGAGTACGTAATGAAGAAAGAACTTGATTTTTTGGATGAGCAGGGATTTGAGGGAGGGTCTGATACAGCAGAACGTGACATCAAGTTCTATACATGCGGAGATTTTGAGCAAATGGTCATGTCAGACAGCTTGCTGCCTGTGCCAATTCACAACACCCATAATGAGAAGCAGCAACAGATTGTCAATAACATTGAGAGGCTATTAACAACTCATATGATTGTGAAGAGGAACAGGAAAATGGCCAGGACTATAATAGCAACCATCAAAGCCAATCCCAAGAAGACTCACTTCTTTGCTATCGGAGCAG GTCACCTAGTTGGCAATGACAGTGTTATTAACTATCTAAAGAGGAGAGGAGTCACTGTGCAACATATACCAAGTGACACTACTATACAAGG GAGTCAACTACCTGAAGATTTTGAGTCACTGGGTAAATTCAAGACTTTACCAAAGAACATCAATATTGGTGACCTGTTGCCCACCTCTACACCTCCACCAACCACCCCTATTCCTCTAGGGGAAGTATCCACTGGAACTACTACACAGGAAATGTCTGACTATTGGCAACATATATATCATGAGTTAGAAAC ATCTGCTACATCAAGACCAACCTATGATATGACACTTTCCACCATTTCAACCAGATCAATTAGCAGAACAAGTCCAACCACAACCACTTCTACTAGTCCAGCTGCTACTAGTAGTCAGACACAGGAAGACATCACTACCACATCACATCACAATACAGATTCTCCAATGGAGTCAAGTTCCTCTGGAGTGATGTACAACACTACAATAATCAGAACATTGTGTCTGATAACAATTATCTGCAGTAGATTACTGACATAA